A stretch of Carnobacterium iners DNA encodes these proteins:
- the fabG gene encoding 3-oxoacyl-[acyl-carrier-protein] reductase, producing MTTENKTVIVTGSSRGIGKAIAIAFAKTGANIVLNGRNPIPAELIAEIQSYGAKVHTILGDMSDFDKAKQLIDETKEVFGSIDVLVNNAGITNDKLLMRMSEDDFDQTLSVNLKGTFNTIRHATKVMLKQRSGTIINMSSVVGLVGNVGQANYAASKAGVIGLTKSAARELAARGITVNAIAPGFIETEMTDVLSDKMKEVAVGQVPLKRFGNVDDVARVAVFLSENNYITGQVINVDGGMVMNG from the coding sequence ATGACGACAGAAAATAAAACAGTTATTGTTACTGGTAGTTCAAGAGGAATAGGTAAAGCAATTGCCATAGCTTTTGCAAAAACAGGTGCGAACATTGTATTAAATGGTCGTAATCCTATCCCCGCCGAATTAATTGCAGAAATTCAATCTTATGGAGCAAAAGTTCATACCATTTTAGGAGATATGAGTGATTTTGACAAAGCGAAACAGTTGATTGACGAAACCAAAGAAGTTTTTGGTAGTATTGATGTTTTAGTAAACAATGCAGGAATCACCAATGATAAACTTTTGATGCGTATGTCTGAGGATGATTTTGATCAAACTCTTTCAGTCAATCTAAAAGGAACATTTAATACTATCCGTCACGCAACGAAAGTTATGTTAAAGCAACGAAGTGGTACGATTATCAACATGTCTAGTGTAGTTGGTTTAGTAGGAAACGTTGGTCAAGCCAACTATGCTGCCAGCAAAGCAGGTGTTATTGGTTTAACAAAATCAGCTGCTAGAGAATTAGCTGCTAGAGGAATCACAGTTAATGCTATCGCGCCAGGTTTTATCGAAACAGAAATGACAGATGTCCTATCAGATAAAATGAAAGAAGTAGCAGTTGGGCAAGTTCCATTAAAACGTTTTGGGAATGTCGATGATGTTGCTCGTGTAGCAGTATTCTTA
- the fabD gene encoding ACP S-malonyltransferase: MKIAFVYSGQGAQYSGMGQDLYEEYEVVRTVFDEASTALHMDVAALCFEENDLLNKTTYTQPAILTLSLAIDALLRGKGIVPEVVAGLSLGEYSAFVKAEVLDFQTAVKLVKKRGQYMTEAVPEGLGAMSAVMGLDRASVIEACEEASNLGVVSPANYNMPGQIVIAGLEEAVEKAGKLLLEKGAKRVVPLQVSGPFHTSLLAPAAEQLAKEIEHITINEPQLTIVSNTTAKEFSSKEEIAEIMVKQVMSPVYWEDSVRKMIDLGVDTFIEVGPGKTLSSFIKKIDKSVTTMNVENKISLEKTLTKLTTL, encoded by the coding sequence ATGAAGATTGCTTTTGTATACAGTGGTCAAGGTGCTCAATATTCAGGAATGGGCCAAGATCTTTATGAGGAGTATGAAGTAGTTAGAACTGTATTTGATGAAGCTAGTACAGCCTTACATATGGATGTAGCGGCTCTTTGTTTTGAAGAAAACGACTTACTCAATAAAACAACCTATACACAACCAGCTATCTTAACTCTTAGTCTAGCAATAGATGCTTTGTTAAGGGGAAAAGGGATAGTGCCAGAAGTGGTGGCGGGTCTTAGTCTTGGGGAGTACAGTGCTTTTGTCAAAGCTGAGGTATTAGATTTCCAAACAGCAGTCAAACTAGTTAAAAAAAGAGGACAGTATATGACAGAAGCTGTTCCGGAAGGTCTAGGCGCTATGAGTGCGGTAATGGGATTAGATCGTGCTAGTGTAATCGAGGCCTGTGAAGAAGCCAGTAATTTAGGAGTTGTCTCCCCAGCTAACTACAATATGCCTGGTCAAATTGTTATTGCTGGTCTAGAAGAGGCAGTCGAAAAAGCTGGAAAACTTTTATTAGAAAAAGGCGCTAAACGAGTTGTTCCACTACAAGTAAGTGGACCATTTCATACCTCTTTACTTGCTCCGGCAGCAGAACAATTGGCGAAAGAAATTGAACACATAACAATTAATGAACCGCAATTAACAATCGTTAGCAATACAACGGCTAAAGAATTTTCATCTAAAGAAGAAATTGCCGAAATTATGGTCAAGCAAGTTATGTCCCCAGTTTATTGGGAAGACAGTGTTAGAAAAATGATTGATTTGGGCGTGGACACGTTTATTGAAGTTGGTCCAGGTAAAACATTGAGTAGTTTTATTAAAAAAATTGATAAATCTGTGACGACTATGAATGTTGAAAATAAAATATCTTTAGAAAAAACACTAACTAAATTAACGACACTATAA
- the fabK gene encoding enoyl-[acyl-carrier-protein] reductase FabK — MQAELIEKLGIKYPIIQGAMSWVADPSLVSAVSNAGGLGVLACGHADVETVRGLIAETKKLTDKPFGINVLLLSPHVDGVVKLVCEEKIRVVTTGAGSPGRYMEQFKAAGTVVIPVVASVALARRMQQEGADAVICEGMEAGGHIGKTTTMNLVPQVVDQVSIPVIAAGGIADGRGVAAVMALGASAAQLGTRFVVAYECNAHRNFKDFILKAKDIDTVVTGLITGHPVRVLRNKLTREYLKVEKSITSDENPDLSLLEALGKGALKKAVVDGDKVSGSFMSGQSAGLVKKEQSCEEIIHELMDEYKTVVEKQAGLLGLLNK, encoded by the coding sequence ATGCAAGCTGAATTAATTGAAAAACTTGGTATTAAATATCCTATTATCCAAGGTGCAATGTCTTGGGTTGCAGACCCAAGTCTAGTAAGTGCAGTATCAAATGCAGGTGGATTAGGTGTTTTAGCTTGTGGACATGCTGATGTAGAGACTGTTCGTGGATTAATCGCTGAAACAAAAAAATTAACAGATAAACCTTTTGGTATTAATGTTTTACTTCTTTCACCTCACGTAGATGGAGTTGTAAAATTAGTCTGCGAAGAGAAGATAAGAGTCGTTACAACAGGTGCGGGTAGTCCAGGAAGGTACATGGAACAATTCAAAGCTGCTGGCACTGTTGTTATCCCTGTAGTAGCTTCTGTTGCTTTAGCTAGAAGAATGCAGCAAGAAGGTGCAGATGCTGTTATCTGTGAAGGAATGGAAGCAGGCGGTCATATCGGTAAAACAACGACTATGAATCTTGTTCCCCAAGTGGTCGATCAGGTCTCTATACCGGTTATTGCAGCTGGTGGTATTGCAGATGGACGTGGAGTAGCAGCTGTTATGGCTTTAGGTGCTTCTGCAGCTCAGCTAGGTACAAGATTTGTTGTTGCTTATGAGTGTAATGCTCATAGAAACTTTAAAGATTTTATCTTAAAAGCAAAAGATATTGATACTGTCGTAACCGGATTGATTACAGGACATCCAGTAAGAGTGTTGCGGAATAAACTAACAAGAGAATACTTAAAAGTAGAAAAATCTATTACAAGTGATGAAAATCCAGACCTTTCTCTTTTAGAAGCATTAGGAAAAGGCGCTTTGAAAAAGGCTGTAGTAGATGGCGATAAAGTTAGTGGCTCATTTATGTCTGGACAAAGTGCTGGACTAGTCAAAAAAGAGCAAAGCTGTGAGGAAATCATTCATGAATTAATGGATGAATACAAAACGGTTGTAGAAAAACAAGCGGGCCTATTGGGTCTATTAAATAAATAA
- a CDS encoding acyl carrier protein, translating into MTFEKIQAIIVDQLDKEEEEVQLATNFREDLEADSLDLFQIINDIEDEFDIKIESEEGLNTVQDIVTFVEAELAKK; encoded by the coding sequence ATGACATTCGAAAAAATTCAAGCAATTATCGTGGACCAATTAGACAAAGAGGAAGAAGAAGTACAATTAGCGACCAATTTCCGTGAGGACTTAGAAGCAGATAGTTTAGATTTATTCCAAATTATCAATGATATTGAAGATGAATTTGATATCAAAATTGAATCAGAAGAAGGTTTAAACACCGTTCAAGATATCGTAACATTTGTAGAAGCTGAATTAGCTAAAAAATAA
- a CDS encoding beta-ketoacyl-ACP synthase III, translated as MQAKIISTGSYVPKKIVSNKDLEAIMDTSDEWIKTRTGIENRRISETENTSVLCGKAALDILGKATISADKVDLIIVATMSPDYLSPSTACLVQDYIGASKSMAFDVSAACSGFIYALSVAEKMLSSGKFHYALVLGGEVMSKIIDWDDRGTAVLFGDGAGGVLLENTPSQGSFIAEDIHSDGSRGLALTTGALPVSNPYSQNEKNPADIHLKMEGRAIFDFAIRSVPKSIKAVVETAGIDLSDVERILPHQANSRIIQAIAKKLKIPFEQFALNISDYGNTSAASIPILLDELVSSGDLVLGTGKKIILTGFGGGLTWGSILIRI; from the coding sequence ATGCAAGCAAAAATTATTAGTACTGGAAGTTACGTTCCCAAAAAAATAGTCTCTAATAAAGATCTAGAAGCTATTATGGACACGAGTGATGAATGGATTAAAACGAGAACAGGAATTGAGAATCGACGAATAAGCGAAACTGAAAATACATCAGTTTTATGCGGAAAGGCAGCTCTAGATATTTTAGGAAAAGCTACTATTTCAGCTGATAAAGTTGATTTAATTATTGTTGCAACAATGTCTCCTGATTATTTAAGTCCTTCAACAGCTTGTTTGGTACAAGATTATATCGGAGCAAGTAAAAGCATGGCTTTTGATGTAAGTGCAGCTTGTTCAGGTTTCATCTATGCGTTATCCGTTGCTGAAAAAATGTTAAGTAGTGGTAAATTTCACTATGCTTTAGTCTTGGGTGGCGAAGTAATGTCTAAAATCATAGACTGGGATGATCGTGGTACGGCTGTTTTATTTGGAGATGGTGCTGGCGGTGTATTGCTAGAGAACACCCCTTCGCAAGGCAGTTTTATAGCAGAAGATATTCATTCTGACGGTAGTCGCGGTTTAGCTTTAACAACTGGTGCATTACCTGTTTCTAATCCTTATAGTCAAAATGAAAAAAATCCAGCAGATATCCACTTGAAAATGGAAGGTAGAGCAATATTTGATTTTGCAATACGCAGCGTACCAAAAAGTATCAAAGCGGTTGTTGAAACTGCAGGGATTGATTTATCAGATGTCGAACGGATTTTACCACATCAAGCCAATTCTCGCATTATCCAAGCCATTGCTAAAAAATTAAAAATACCATTTGAGCAATTTGCTTTAAATATTTCTGACTATGGTAATACATCTGCAGCGAGTATTCCAATATTATTAGACGAACTTGTTTCATCTGGTGATTTGGTTCTGGGAACAGGTAAAAAAATTATATTAACTGGATTTGGTGGAGGACTTACTTGGGGTTCAATACTAATCCGAATTTAA
- a CDS encoding MarR family winged helix-turn-helix transcriptional regulator codes for MIEENALQGSTFNDVSIKEMHTIEAIGMDHINTTSEVAKKLAITAGTLTVSVNNLVKKGYVERIRSEKDRRVVRLGLTSKGRLLYRVHDKFHRNMVNETITGMKEEEAEILIKGLRNLHSFLDEIKNNL; via the coding sequence ATGATTGAAGAAAATGCTCTTCAAGGGAGCACCTTTAATGATGTATCCATTAAAGAGATGCATACAATCGAAGCTATCGGAATGGATCACATCAATACAACTTCAGAAGTCGCAAAGAAATTAGCTATCACTGCAGGGACATTAACTGTTTCAGTTAATAATCTTGTCAAAAAGGGATACGTTGAGCGGATTAGAAGTGAAAAAGATCGTAGAGTCGTTAGATTAGGGCTTACAAGCAAAGGTAGGCTACTTTATCGAGTACATGATAAGTTTCATCGCAATATGGTTAATGAAACGATTACCGGAATGAAAGAAGAAGAAGCTGAAATATTGATTAAAGGTTTAAGAAATCTGCATAGTTTTCTGGACGAAATAAAAAATAACTTATAA
- a CDS encoding DUF2187 domain-containing protein gives MGDKITKEIQSLVEVELRKGASKSRIATLLGVPYDEANEIIDEIKASFRPDLGDKIIFLFRDEKMAGTIIKLLNNSAVVEIYWEKSSEKMKDIMESKTIVNFKDIVEFIHT, from the coding sequence GTGGGAGACAAAATAACCAAAGAAATTCAATCGTTAGTTGAGGTTGAGTTACGCAAGGGAGCTAGTAAATCAAGAATTGCGACTCTTTTGGGCGTACCATATGATGAGGCAAATGAAATTATTGATGAGATTAAGGCTTCATTTAGACCAGATTTAGGCGATAAAATTATTTTCTTATTTAGAGATGAAAAAATGGCTGGTACTATTATAAAACTATTAAATAATAGTGCTGTTGTTGAAATATATTGGGAAAAATCATCTGAGAAGATGAAAGATATCATGGAGTCTAAAACAATTGTCAATTTTAAAGATATTGTTGAGTTTATTCATACTTAA
- the nrdF gene encoding class 1b ribonucleoside-diphosphate reductase subunit beta, producing the protein MIKGYDAINWNNIEDMIDKLTWEKLVEQFWTDTRIPLSNDLGDWARLPQIEKEMLAKVLGGLTLLDTLQSQDGLEAFKESIRTQHEEAVYNNIQFMESMHAKSYSAIFSTLNSKSEIEDLFQWINTDELLQEKTQIINGIYKNGTALQRKVASVMLESFLFYSGFFAPLHYLGNNKMHNVAEIIKLILRDESVHGTYVGYKFQIGYNQLDNQEQEELKNWTYELLFQLYQNEVKYAEDLYDEIGWTERVKVFLRYNANKALQNLGFDSLFPDTADDVDPVIMNGISTGTSNHDFFSQVGNGYLVGMVESMENSDYEKWSI; encoded by the coding sequence ATGATAAAAGGATACGATGCGATAAACTGGAACAATATTGAAGATATGATTGATAAATTAACTTGGGAAAAACTTGTCGAGCAGTTTTGGACAGATACAAGAATTCCTTTATCAAATGATTTAGGTGATTGGGCACGTCTGCCACAAATTGAAAAAGAAATGCTAGCTAAAGTGTTAGGTGGTTTAACCCTTTTAGATACTTTGCAATCACAAGATGGACTAGAAGCTTTTAAAGAGTCGATTCGAACTCAACACGAAGAAGCGGTTTACAATAACATCCAATTTATGGAGTCTATGCACGCTAAAAGCTACAGTGCTATTTTTAGTACATTAAACTCTAAATCAGAGATAGAAGATCTTTTCCAATGGATTAATACAGATGAATTATTACAAGAAAAGACGCAGATTATAAATGGTATTTATAAAAATGGGACAGCTCTGCAAAGGAAAGTAGCGAGTGTCATGCTAGAATCTTTTTTATTCTACTCAGGATTCTTTGCGCCTCTTCACTACTTGGGTAACAACAAGATGCATAATGTAGCGGAAATTATAAAACTAATTTTACGTGATGAATCTGTTCATGGGACCTATGTTGGATATAAATTCCAAATTGGGTACAATCAATTAGATAATCAAGAGCAGGAAGAATTAAAAAATTGGACATATGAGCTATTATTCCAGTTGTACCAAAATGAAGTGAAATATGCAGAAGATTTATACGACGAAATTGGATGGACAGAACGCGTAAAGGTGTTTTTGCGTTATAATGCCAACAAAGCCCTACAAAACTTAGGATTTGATTCTTTATTTCCCGACACAGCTGATGATGTTGATCCAGTAATCATGAACGGCATTTCTACTGGTACTTCTAACCATGATTTCTTTTCACAAGTAGGAAATGGCTATTTAGTAGGTATGGTTGAATCGATGGAAAACAGCGACTATGAAAAATGGTCAATTTAG
- the nrdE gene encoding class 1b ribonucleoside-diphosphate reductase subunit alpha, with protein MDKPVLATKPKDITYFKLNNELNRPVNGSIPLRKDREAVRAYFLEFVNPNTVFFYTLDEKLDYLIEEDYIEEEFINQYDRAFVKELFEDIYSRKFRFRSFMSAFKFYTQYALKTNDGERFLERYEDRVVFNALYLAGGDKEVARTIADEIINQRYQPATPTFLNAGRKRRGEFVSCFLVQATDDMNSIGRVINSALQLSRIGGGVGVNLTNLRAAGDPIKQIENASSGVIPVMKLLEDSFSYSNQLGQRNGAGAVYLNVFHPDIVSFLSTKKENADEKVRVKTLSLGLVVPDKFYELAARDEQMYLFSPYDVERIYNRPFAYVDITKEYENMVNNEEIRKSKISARELENEISKLQQESGYPYIINIDTANRENPIHGTITMSNLCSEILQIQDPSIIKDDQTYEKLGTDISCNLGSTNIVNLMKAKDFGHSVDAMVRALTMVTNQSSIAAVPSIKNGNDKYHTIGLGAMGLHTFLALNQIEYGSPESVEFTDVYFMMLNYYTLQSSNRIAKERQETFYNFGKSSYATGDYFNDYIQSDYVFESEKIKGLFDTLSVPTREDWLNLKSAVMTDGLYHQNRLAVAPTGSISYVNETSASLHPITRLIEERQEKKTGKTYYPAPFLSNETLPYYKSAYDIDMRRVIDVYAAAQKHIDQGMSLTLFMRSEIPEGMYEWKEGRTTKQTTRDLNILRHYAWRKGIKSIYYVRTFTENSEEIGSNDCENCSI; from the coding sequence TTGGATAAACCAGTATTAGCAACCAAGCCAAAAGATATAACGTATTTTAAATTAAACAACGAATTAAATCGTCCAGTTAATGGGTCTATTCCGTTGAGAAAAGATCGTGAAGCAGTACGTGCTTATTTCTTAGAATTTGTTAATCCAAATACAGTTTTCTTTTATACATTAGATGAAAAATTAGATTATTTGATTGAAGAAGATTATATTGAAGAAGAATTTATCAATCAATATGATCGGGCTTTTGTAAAAGAATTATTTGAAGACATTTATAGTCGGAAATTCCGTTTTCGTTCTTTTATGTCTGCTTTTAAATTTTATACTCAATACGCTTTGAAAACAAATGATGGAGAGCGCTTTTTAGAGCGTTATGAAGATCGCGTTGTGTTTAATGCACTTTACCTAGCGGGTGGAGATAAAGAAGTCGCACGTACTATTGCTGACGAAATTATCAATCAACGTTATCAACCAGCAACGCCAACTTTTTTAAATGCTGGACGTAAGAGACGTGGCGAATTTGTTTCTTGTTTTTTAGTTCAAGCAACAGATGATATGAATAGTATTGGACGTGTTATAAATAGTGCGTTGCAATTATCTCGTATCGGTGGGGGTGTCGGTGTAAACCTAACGAACTTGCGTGCTGCAGGAGATCCAATTAAGCAAATTGAAAATGCTTCAAGTGGTGTCATACCTGTAATGAAATTATTAGAAGATAGTTTTAGTTATTCTAACCAATTAGGCCAAAGAAACGGTGCAGGTGCGGTTTATTTAAATGTTTTCCATCCAGATATTGTTTCTTTCCTATCAACAAAAAAAGAGAATGCTGACGAAAAAGTACGAGTCAAAACCTTGTCACTTGGCCTAGTAGTACCGGATAAATTTTATGAACTTGCAGCTCGCGATGAGCAAATGTATTTGTTTAGTCCATACGATGTCGAGCGTATTTACAATCGTCCTTTTGCTTATGTAGATATTACAAAAGAATATGAAAATATGGTAAATAATGAAGAAATCCGTAAATCAAAAATTAGTGCACGTGAATTAGAGAATGAAATCTCCAAATTGCAACAAGAGTCTGGCTATCCTTATATCATCAATATTGATACTGCTAACCGAGAAAATCCGATTCATGGAACAATTACGATGAGTAATCTATGTAGTGAGATACTACAAATCCAAGATCCTTCAATAATTAAGGATGATCAAACTTACGAAAAACTAGGAACAGATATTAGTTGCAATCTAGGATCTACAAACATTGTTAACTTAATGAAGGCAAAAGATTTTGGCCATTCTGTTGATGCAATGGTTCGTGCACTAACAATGGTAACCAATCAATCCAGTATTGCTGCTGTACCCTCTATTAAAAATGGAAATGATAAATACCATACTATTGGTCTCGGTGCTATGGGACTCCACACGTTCTTGGCCTTAAACCAAATAGAATATGGTTCACCTGAGTCAGTAGAATTTACAGATGTATATTTTATGATGTTAAATTACTATACATTACAATCCAGCAATAGAATAGCAAAAGAGCGTCAAGAAACTTTCTATAATTTTGGAAAATCTTCTTACGCAACAGGAGACTATTTTAATGACTACATTCAAAGTGACTATGTATTTGAAAGTGAAAAGATTAAAGGTTTATTTGATACGTTATCTGTTCCTACTAGAGAAGATTGGTTGAATCTTAAGTCAGCTGTTATGACTGACGGGTTGTATCATCAGAATCGTTTAGCTGTGGCCCCAACTGGGTCTATAAGTTACGTGAATGAAACATCAGCAAGTTTGCATCCAATTACTCGTCTAATTGAAGAACGTCAAGAAAAGAAAACAGGGAAAACGTATTATCCAGCACCATTCTTATCTAATGAAACACTGCCTTATTATAAGTCTGCTTATGATATTGATATGCGTCGTGTTATTGATGTCTATGCAGCAGCCCAAAAACACATTGATCAAGGAATGAGCTTAACTTTATTTATGCGTTCGGAAATTCCAGAAGGTATGTATGAATGGAAAGAGGGACGTACGACTAAACAAACTACTCGTGATTTAAATATTTTACGTCATTATGCTTGGCGCAAAGGGATTAAATCCATTTATTATGTACGAACTTTTACAGAAAACTCAGAAGAAATCGGCTCAAATGATTGCGAGAACTGCAGTATTTAA
- the nrdI gene encoding class Ib ribonucleoside-diphosphate reductase assembly flavoprotein NrdI yields MKIVYMSLTGQTKKFVHKLDMDLLEVTLTNPYIFIEEPFIAVVPTYEIEATEIMNDFIETGSNLSYFKGVAGGGNLNFGKLFAFTAKDLAEKYDVPLLHTFEFQGNEEDVRKLKKAVKELG; encoded by the coding sequence ATGAAAATAGTTTATATGTCCTTAACAGGGCAGACCAAAAAGTTTGTTCATAAGCTTGATATGGATTTGTTGGAGGTTACTCTTACGAATCCTTATATTTTTATTGAAGAACCATTTATAGCAGTTGTTCCTACTTATGAAATTGAAGCGACTGAAATAATGAATGATTTTATTGAAACAGGAAGCAACCTATCCTATTTCAAAGGTGTAGCTGGTGGAGGTAATTTAAATTTTGGGAAACTATTTGCTTTTACAGCAAAAGACTTAGCTGAAAAATATGATGTTCCTTTATTGCATACTTTTGAATTTCAAGGAAATGAAGAAGATGTCCGAAAATTAAAGAAAGCGGTGAAAGAACTTGGATAA
- the nrdH gene encoding glutaredoxin-like protein NrdH has protein sequence MDHNGIIIYSKPNCMQCNFTKKYLDDKGVDYMIKDIFESEVALEEVKQLGFTSVPVISVKGKEAFNGFRPDLLDLLV, from the coding sequence ATGGATCATAACGGAATCATCATTTATTCAAAACCAAACTGCATGCAATGTAACTTCACGAAAAAATATTTAGATGATAAAGGCGTTGACTATATGATAAAAGATATTTTCGAATCTGAGGTTGCACTAGAAGAAGTAAAACAATTAGGGTTTACTTCTGTTCCAGTTATTTCAGTTAAGGGTAAAGAAGCATTTAATGGTTTTCGTCCTGATCTTTTAGATTTATTAGTATGA
- a CDS encoding ABC transporter ATP-binding protein/permease — protein sequence MAFLEVKKLNKYYPIGDDKQFHALKDVDLSFEKGELVSIIGESGSGKSTLMNLFGGLDSKFDGEILVEGKNIGSYTEKQMVQYHKEKIGFVFQSFNLVSHLSILDNVTLAMTLSNVDKETRMERAKTILDQLGLKEQYNKKPEQLSGGQKQRVAIARALVNDPDIIIADEPTGALDSETSEQVLDIIQQIAKGGKLVILVTHSERVAERSSRVVTIADGEIIDDKQTGPLKEVETSFSLRSLDEKQINKNLSIFSAIRMALLNMKEKLGRNVLIALGGSIGIMSIVLMLSLGRGVNDYLTETMNENVNPLVIEASMTDATESEKAKKEQEEKEAEKSKISEPVPGLPGENSAGSQNSEVEFAGPPGTGAKLPFEEENSKELEEIKNVKNVTEGFTSFSFTKNAIEFEDESYTYMNFGTVSPDITSSNIIFGELPKNNEVLITEGLATSIKTNPADMIGEEISVKIDTGEDTLESMYTISGIFSPGDSAGPAGIFDSVFMTMETFEALNKESDKNIEANVLYLTSESEEFTKEIKNQVKELGYAGSSADILTDIFSQMLDIFTYILTGVAGISLLVSAIMILTVLYISVVERTQEIGVIKAIGGRRKDIRRIFVSESFLIGLFSGILGVGLAVGLSFVGNIFVERIFDATVLHMTPAFAVAGILVSVLISVLAGLLPASKAAKLDPVEALRRG from the coding sequence ATGGCTTTTTTAGAAGTAAAAAAATTGAACAAATATTACCCAATTGGAGATGACAAACAGTTCCATGCCTTGAAAGATGTTGATTTATCATTCGAAAAAGGTGAGTTAGTATCTATTATTGGAGAATCGGGTAGTGGAAAATCTACTTTGATGAATCTTTTTGGTGGACTTGATTCAAAATTTGATGGGGAAATTTTAGTAGAGGGAAAAAATATTGGGAGCTATACGGAAAAACAAATGGTGCAGTACCATAAAGAGAAAATAGGATTTGTTTTTCAAAGTTTTAATCTCGTATCTCATCTCTCAATTTTAGACAATGTCACATTAGCGATGACATTATCTAATGTAGACAAAGAAACTCGCATGGAGCGAGCAAAAACGATATTAGATCAATTAGGTTTGAAGGAACAGTACAATAAAAAGCCTGAGCAATTATCTGGAGGTCAAAAGCAACGTGTTGCTATTGCTAGAGCATTAGTAAATGATCCTGATATTATTATTGCAGATGAGCCAACAGGAGCGTTAGATTCCGAAACAAGCGAACAAGTTCTTGATATTATCCAACAGATTGCAAAAGGTGGAAAATTAGTAATACTTGTAACACACTCAGAGCGAGTAGCAGAAAGATCTAGCCGAGTTGTAACCATCGCCGATGGTGAAATTATAGACGATAAACAAACAGGACCTTTGAAAGAAGTAGAAACTAGCTTTAGTCTACGTTCACTTGATGAGAAACAGATAAATAAAAATTTATCTATTTTTTCAGCTATTCGAATGGCTCTTTTAAATATGAAAGAAAAATTAGGTAGAAATGTATTGATTGCATTAGGCGGCAGTATTGGAATTATGAGTATCGTTTTGATGTTATCTTTAGGTAGAGGCGTTAATGATTACTTAACCGAAACAATGAATGAGAATGTTAATCCTTTAGTTATTGAGGCGTCTATGACGGATGCAACAGAGTCTGAAAAAGCTAAAAAAGAACAAGAAGAAAAAGAAGCTGAAAAAAGTAAAATTAGCGAACCAGTCCCTGGTCTACCCGGAGAAAATAGTGCTGGCAGTCAAAATTCAGAAGTAGAGTTTGCTGGCCCACCAGGTACAGGAGCGAAGTTACCATTTGAAGAAGAAAATAGTAAAGAGCTTGAAGAAATTAAAAATGTTAAGAATGTTACAGAAGGATTTACTTCTTTTTCTTTCACTAAAAATGCAATAGAATTTGAAGATGAGAGCTATACGTATATGAACTTTGGTACTGTATCACCAGATATTACGTCTTCTAATATTATTTTTGGAGAATTACCTAAAAATAACGAGGTTTTAATTACAGAAGGTCTTGCAACAAGCATAAAAACTAATCCAGCTGATATGATTGGTGAGGAAATTAGTGTGAAAATTGATACTGGTGAGGATACATTAGAGAGTATGTATACGATCAGTGGTATCTTTAGCCCTGGAGACTCAGCTGGTCCAGCAGGCATCTTTGATTCTGTGTTTATGACGATGGAAACTTTTGAAGCTTTGAATAAAGAATCAGATAAAAATATAGAAGCAAATGTTCTTTATCTTACTTCTGAGTCTGAAGAATTTACAAAAGAAATTAAAAATCAAGTGAAAGAATTAGGTTACGCTGGTTCTTCTGCCGATATTCTGACAGATATTTTTAGTCAAATGTTAGATATCTTTACGTATATTCTAACGGGTGTAGCAGGTATTTCCTTGCTGGTATCTGCAATCATGATACTAACTGTTCTTTATATTTCTGTTGTAGAACGGACTCAAGAAATTGGTGTTATCAAAGCTATCGGTGGTCGTAGAAAAGATATTAGAAGAATATTTGTTTCTGAATCATTTTTAATTGGATTATTTAGTGGTATTCTCGGTGTAGGACTGGCAGTAGGATTATCTTTTGTTGGAAATATTTTTGTCGAAAGAATATTTGATGCGACTGTTCTTCATATGACTCCAGCGTTTGCGGTAGCGGGTATTCTTGTCAGTGTTCTCATTAGTGTATTAGCAGGTCTGTTACCAGCAAGTAAAGCAGCTAAATTAGATCCTGTAGAAGCATTAAGAAGAGGATAG